TGTCGGTATCTAGAGGGAAATGTGGTATCTTGGAATGCCATCTACCAAAGGCTGGCTATGGATCAGCATTCCTCCTTTCCCTTGGTAGTATGCAAATAATGCATTATCACTCATGGCTCCGGCAAAGTTACCCAAGTAAACTTACCTGTTGCTCAAACTTTCTGACCAGGATCAATCAGaagcatttgttttctcctATCAGATCTTGCTTGTCTCATGGTAACTGCTAAAGCCTGAGTATGGTAGCCTGTAGTTCTTTATGGCAGTGCATAGCCATTAGTTGGTTTGCTAAATGTCTGTAACTAAAAcaatttataaatttatatacattttaaaaaggctaGCAGTCGCTGCTGAGCAATATTCTCACAGGCCATGTATCTCAGCTCCTCAGTCTTTCCCGGGACTCCACCATGGCATTATACAGCATTGCTCATTGATTCATCTGTGATAAAATCTCtcattctggggaaaaaaaatagtacaaaTCAATGCCCTACTGCTGGCAAGAGCTCTCTTCCCCAAGACTCTGCAGACATCCCTCAAACCAGCCCCCAAAACCACGCAAGCTGCTAAACCCTACCCCAAAACCACCATTGACCCttgagaccccaaaacccctccaagCCTGGACCAAAAGCCCCCAGCTGGTGCCCCAAGACCACCAGTGACTAACACTGCTCCAAACCCTGTCCCAAAACCCCCAATACCCACCGCTCTTTTGTGGTAGTTAGGTCAGGGTCTTTGGCTTCCTTCCATTAGATTTGTTTGGTCACCGTGTATTCTGTTTATTATCTCTTTCAAACAAATTCTGAATATGGAGTGTTTTTGCTGCTGACTGGTGGAAGGAGAGACAGGACCACAATACAAAGTGATAAACAGAAAGAGATTATAAGATGACATGCTAATTCTTTCGGTGAGCTGTGTGCACAAGGACCAAAAGTGCAGCCTATTAAAGCTTGAGCACCACGGCGTTCCTCGGGACCTCGGAGAGCAGCTCTCCGCGAGGGTGCTGAGCGGCACGGGAGGGACTGGGACTGCTCGAGCGCCCTGGTGGGGTCGCGGTGGCGCTGAAGCGCAGCACCCCGGGTTGCAGCAGCACTACTGCGCGCTTTACTGCCGCCCGATGACCAAAGAGGGGTACTGCAGCGCCAGGTTGTACGGATGCAGGGGTGCTGCATACGCAGTAACGCCGCCGGCCTCTCTACTGCCGCCCGATGACCAACGGGCGGTACCGCAGCGCCCGGCTCTGCACGTGCCCGTCACTCCTGCGGCTCTCGCTACCGCCGCCCGGCGGCTAAAATAAAGCGCTACAGCAACCAGCTCTGCACATGCGGAGTAGCATCACCGCGCTCGCTACCGTCTGCAGCTGACCAAAACTCTTCAGTTCTACCTTTGCTGATGAATCCTTTCAGCGAGCCAGTTCCTATCCCCCATCCGCCAGCTGAGCCCAGGGAGGGGCGCCCCGCGGCCTGGGGAGATCTCGGTGGTGAACCTACCTATCGGTCGGCGGTGAGTTCGGCGGTGTGATCAGAGACTTCTGGGGAGAGtcccaagtggtgacagtgcacgtGGTGCACGAAAAAAGTGGTGCACAGTGCACGAAacttcttcagttttctctctAACCTCACTGAAATGTGGGTACTTCCCAGCGTACGTGATACTATTCAGCATGTGGATATTCTGTTTCCTCACACTAGCTACAATTCCGGTGAAGTTACACATCTTGAGCCTGCATGTTAGTGTTTCATCCTTTCGGTTCCACAAAAGGAGGGTTCAGTGGAAGTTTTGAATCCTGTAAAGTGGAATACAGGTTTTTAGCCTCAAAGGCTTTAGTTATTTTTCCCTGGTGAGCTTTAGAACAGAAGATATGTAACATTaacagttttttattattaatttcaggACTCTTTGACAGCCCTCCAGGACCCGACGATGCAAAGCTCACTGACATATCCTACCCAGGAGACCAACAATCTGTGACATTTGGAACCAAATCCCAGGTGGGAATGGGAGGCATGGAAGCCAAGGTAGAAATGTAGAACACTTATTCTCTTActgagagggaaagggagatgTGGAAAGGGGACTTGATAATACAAGATTGAGAGGAGTGGCCGATAGAGCAGATAATTGTGTTGCCATTCAGAGGAACCTTGACAGGCTGCAGATAGGGGCAGGCAGGAACCTTTTGAAGTTCAGTAGAGGGAAATGCCAAGCCCTACCCCTAGGGAGGAACAACTCTCTTCAGCAGCACTGGTGGTTGTATGTCGGCTCAGAAGGTCTTTGGAGTTCAATCCAGTTGTCAGCTGGTCACAAGCAGCGTTCTAGAAAgttgcctggcagaaaaggacttgggggtgttgTGCTGGTCAACAGTTTGTTGAACAGGAGCCGGCAGTATGCCCAGGAGGCCAAGATGGCCAAtaacatcctggcttgtatcagaaatagcatgGCCGGCAGTACAACGGAAGTGATGGTCCGTCTGTGcttggcactggtgagaccGCACCTTGAGCACTGTGCTTGGTGTTGGTCCCCTCGTGTgatggttttaccttgctagacagctgaactccaccacaaccgctctctcgctccccctcctcggaagaggagggggaagaagagaaggaaagaaacaactcacgggttgagataaggataatttaactaaaggaaaaaaataattattaaggaaaaattattaataattaattagtctgtctaaagggaaaaaaataaaaacgacaggcaaaggctgtgtggaagtgcaggggaaagaaattactctctacttcccacaaatgagcaatgcttgaccacctcgttgaagcagggcctcaacacacagacgttttcacaatgAGCGCCCAcccctcccttctttttcttttttccaccttttattgctgagtgtgacatcatagGGTATGGagtatccctttggttggtttaggtcagctgccctggtgatgttccttcctcGCCTTTTGCCCGCCCCCAGCTTGCTGGCTCTGGGAGGTgttagagggagtcctgatgctgtgctggtattgctcagcagcagacacgaCGCTTGTGCGATACtggtgctgttctagctacaagcgcagagcacagcactgtatgggctgctgcagggaaagttaactccatcccagccagacccagtacatcTCACTGCAATAAAGGTACTGAGTTTCTGGGAATACACTCggagaagagcagcaaagctggggaaggaacTAGAAAACGACGTGAGGAACAGCTAAGGGAGCTGGGATTTAAGTCTGGAGAGAAGAAGGCAGTGGGGAGGCCACATTGATCTCTACAGCtactgaaaggaggttgtagcaaggtgTCGGTCTCTTTTGTCAAGTGACAAGTGATAGGGTgtgagggaatggcctcaagttgtgccaggggaggtttaggttggctatcaggaagcatttcttcatGGAAGGGGTGGTTAGACgttagaacaggctgcccgaGGAAGTGGTAGAGTCCCcatccttaaaaatatttaagagacatgtggaCATAGcacttagggatatggtttagtggtagcATTCGGTcgatggttggacttgatggtctgAAGGGTCTTTTCCGACGTAAGTGATCAAAGTGGAGCAAGAATTTGTGTTGAGCATGGGGATTCAAATAACAAGTGTGTTTTCGGGAACTGGCTCTATCCTTCATTGCaggtgaaagcagctctgcGGGCCCTCCAAGGAGGCACCTCTGCAGTGATTGCAAGTGGAACCCACCCAAAGATCTCGGGTCATGTCATCACAGATgttgtggaagggaagaaagttggaacttttttttcagaggtaaaacCTGCAGGTGAGTACGGAAGTAACATGTACATTGGGAGCTGTAGAGATTTCCTGAAAGTTTAGGGTCGAAATTTGGCTAGGCCTGCCTGTTCAACAAATGGGAAACTACGCTCTGCTTGACAAACGGCTTTTGAAAGGTAATTTTTAATGTTGGAATAGAACATCTTGAATCCTCTGCTCGGGTTCCTTCCAGCTGGTGACTTGCTGCATCAGACTTGCATTCAAAGAACTAGGTAGAACTTGTATTGCTTTTAGTCTTAGAGGTTATCATCTATTATTGAAGATTTCAGGGTGAAAGCGTGCATATAGGATGTACCTATATAtatggtgtatatatatactatatatatgtgcatatagaATGTGCAGTACCAAGGCCTGATTTCTCCTTTTGCCTCTGCATTGCTTCACGTTTATCTGCTTTGAATTGTACTTGCTATTTGGTTGCATAGCGGCTGCAAAGGAATCACAGgctggttgaggttggaaggacctccagaggtcacctggtccaacacccctgctcaagcagagccaccCAGATCTGGTTTTCCAGGACCACGTCCAAACAGGTTTTGAAACCTCACAAAGACTGTGACTCCacgacctccctgggcagcctatgctagtgctcagtcaccctcacagcaaaaAAGTATTTACTGATGTTCAGGAAACCACAGAAGGGGAACATCCTGTGTTTCGGCCTGTGTCTGTTGCctccttttttgttccttgggTACCAGTTAGGAAAGTCTGGCTTTGTCTTCTTTCCACCCTCCCTTCGTGTATTTACAGACATCGATGAGATCCCCtccaagcctcctcttctccaggccgaacggtcccagctctcccagcctgtcctcataggaaaggtgcttcagtcccttaccatcctcgtggccctccgtTGGACTCtttgcagtgtgtccaggtctctcttgtactgggaggcccaggcccagcactccaggtgcggcctcaccgttcctgagcagagggggaggatcgcctttcttgacctgctggcaatactttgcctaatgccaCCCAGGATAccctcagctgcttttgcagcaaagGCACATTGCTGTTTCGTGTTCAagttggtgtccaccaggaaaCTTAGctccttttctgaaaagttcctttctgggaaaaagTGCGATATCAGCGCTTTTCACTTTGTCCTACTGCAATAAATTTGTATCAGCTATAAAGCTTTTCATCTTAACCCCATTTCTCAGACAATTACAAATATGGTGAACAGCAAAAGTAAAGGTGAAATTTTACTGCAACCCTTCCTCTACCATGGAACGTGGTTActcccattctttcttttgtcttctgtcttccaaaacACACTTTAAATATTCAGgtagctttttaaaatgaactcttaTCTCCTCGCGTGTGtcactttttttcaaagaacacgAAAGTACACTCTACTTTATAAAGTATGACCTcgctttaaaaagctgttttaacacTCCTTAATTAAGTCTTATTAATCAAGTGTCCGCTAGTTCTTTTCTTAACtcctgttattttccttaacaTGGGAATTCCTGCTCTGGCAATTTCTGTAGGACGCTTCTGAAATAGAAGTCCGGGCCTATTAGTCACATTTCAAGTCATCTGTCCTACAGACAATTTCaagagagttaaaaatgaaaatgtagctTATCCGTGAGCTACTTGAGAACTCCTTAGTGAAATGCTGCGTGAGCCTTTTGACTtgttacttctgcttctgtttcaaaacttgttCTGTATCGTTTCAGTTTGAGACAGGTTCTTTGATATCCATGccaagaagaaaacctttcttctgtAGGAACCCTTCAGTGTGCACAGGGAGAGGCGTGGAGAGAGCAGCTATTCTGCAAGCTGTTACTCAGGCCGCTTTTGGCTTCCAGTACTGTTTGTACATTCCCATGTTGTTttgcaatcttttctcttttcgtTAGTTGTCtaattaaactttttcaaaggatgcctccctgttttcagttttctcctacGCCCTGAGATTTAGCCGTTCTTGtattcttttgctctttgtcaAGTCTTTTTGATACAAGCTGTATGCAGCTTTGATACAAGCTTGTTTGTCCCCTATGACCTGGATGATCTTGCTGAATCTCCGTGATGCCTTGAAAAGGGCTATGCTCGGGGACCGTGGCAGCATTTTGGTATCTGATacagattttcctgttctggcATACAGTGAATTTCTTTGATATGTCTATTAGGACCGtacctgttttcctgctttgagtAAGGAGTTGGAAGATGAAAGGTTAGCGTTCGTTTCCTCCCACATGGGTTGTAACCTTTGTCTGCATGTcttgtggttgtgttttgtttgtttgttttggcaggccctccagcagagcagcagggtgaaagGTCTCGAGCTGGTGGCAGaaccctggcagctctgcagcctgagcaggtgAGAGAACGGTATGTGCTCACTCTTTAAGGTTGGGAACACGTGGCAAGTCTTAAAATACAGGTTTATAACACAAATGGGTcctggaaaaaatcagctggcTCCAAGCATTCAGGGAGTCAAGACAGTGAGAAGATGTGTCAGCAGAAATGAGCTGAAGTGAGCCAGATGTCAAACACCACGGACTTCATATAAGAATGCAgttcagaaacatttctctttcagagagcAGAGATTGATTATCGTCTTGCTGACTTATTACCTgatcagagagaagaaattctctTGGCAAACGAGAAGGActtagaagaagctgaaaatcaaGGTAATATTATGGGTCCTTTCATGGTACTCCTGTTGTCATGAGCTTTTCTGGGCCTcaaaggaaatgagcagaacTAGAGTATTCCGTCACCTGCAATTGGATATTATGGCTGTCACAGGTTAGTGAGCCCAGGACTTTGAGAGCTTGTCAgtggaaacagctgcagcttccataattacatgagagatgtcttcatcagagaagacagagaggcctttgaaaacagcaacccacagcattgtttaaaaaaaataaaaatctaaataaataaataaatagcgttttcttttgccaaaggAGGCTCGCTTTAGAAATTGAATATAGCAAGTATCTTCCCTGTTATCGTCATGTATGAAATAGCATGAGTATCTCCTGGGCTGGTTAACGTAATGTTTGGCCCCTGTGGGGAAGGTTGTTActtaaaaatgatgctttccaGAACGAACCATATTACCTTCTGACCGAGGAAAGTACAGTTCAGGCAGCATAGACTAAATCCGTTCTTTTGTGTTCGAGTGGTGCATCGAGAAGCTGGTCTTGGGttagaaaatgtgtgaaactGGCACGTCACAAACTGTAATGCAGAGAGATCTTTGATAACAAAAGCGTATTTCTGTTGGTGAGTTATTGGAAGGCTGCAAGAAGTCTTGCCTCAAAagactcttctgaaatgaattctgttgccatcccaattttttttttctacggGCACATTCTTGGGACTTGCTTCTGCAATGTCGAGAGTTATTCAGGGTTGGTTTTTGATACCCAGCGTAGAGAAGGAGTTAGCTTACATTCAGGTGCTGCGGTTTCTGCACGTGTCTTATAACGTAGGTTTCCTGCTTAACTTGCAATTTATGAGGTTCCTACCACTGAGCACTTTCCTGTCCATGCCGAATGCAGCTGAGTTGCAGGCTACCATTAAACATCAAATGTTTAATATAGATTGTTAATAACAAATCGCAACTGTTAGGaatatatgctaaaaaaaattagcacAGAAAGTAGAAGCTCTAGGCTGTGAGTGGTCTGTCCCATACTGATACTGCATGTTTGCACTGAGGCAGAATGATTGCTTTCACTCGCTTGTGGAGCGATGAGTCTAGGCTCTCACTGCTAGTATTTTTAGCAAGACGGATTGAGCATTTCTCTAACATATGAGCAAGTGTTTGAGGAGCAAGTGATGGGTATGGGCACTTAGAAAGAGACTGCCAAAGGGCAGCTTCCTATTTTATAACTGAATTTTGTGAGCGTTGGTCCTCATTTCATACTGAAGGGGAGTATGCTCTAGTGAAGGGAGTATGTTCACGTGAAAGGAAAGGGCACTAGTCTCCCTCGTCTGCCATTATTACTTCCTTGCTGCTAGCTCTGTTCTTCATAGAAAGCCAGTATGTTTCCTCGTCACATTCTAGTCTGCCTTCCTAGACTTTAGCCTTTGCCTCCTGGGTCTCTTGCCTTGCATAGACaatctctccccttctcctcttcttcttcatctcatttgtaAACCTTTTATCAGGCTGATTCTTACTGgcttcccacccccaccccccaacctttttctattttttcctttttttctatttttttttttacagacttaGGATGGCTTGTCTTGTTAGttacttttcttcctgccagcccccagcctcaagTTCTCCGATGCGACTTCAGAGGATCATCTTTGATACCTCCGCATCTGAATAATACGGTTTCTGTCCCATGCTGTAGCTGACGGCAGGACGGACTCTGAGTGCAGAGGAGAGGTTGCTTCCTCCGTAGTTTCCTATTGCGTCTCATACTGGTTTGGGTAAgcaatttcagaggaaatttgaCTTCTCCGTGGAGCAGCGTGTGCCTGACAGCTAGCTGGAGACAGCACACACGGCATTGAGTCAGCGCTCCGAGTGCGGTCCTGAGTCGCAGTAAAGGTAAAACAATTGCAGACTGACAGTTTAGCTTCTAAGGAGCATATACAAATAGCATGTTTGCCTCTACTGCTTAAAAGGCGAGGTTTCGAGATCATATTTCACGGACTGCTTCCTATAGAGTTCAAGAAATCCAATCGTTCTGAAGTACAGCCGCGCTCTGTTATTGTTTAAAGGGAACAAACTGCTTTGAGAGCCGTTACGTGGGAGGGAACCGAGGGCGGAAGTGACGTCAGGGCGTGCCCTCACCGAGGGCCAAAACGGCTCCGTGATTGGCTGGACCGTGAGGGCGGATGCGGTGTCCGAGCGAGCCGTCATTGAGGGCAGGAGCATTCCATGATTGGCTGGGAACCCAGGGCGGAAGTGGCGTCACGGCTAGCCTTAACTCAGGGCGGAAAcgctccgtgattggctcggAGGAACCCAGGGCGGAGGTGCCGTGCAGGGCTTGCCGGCACTATGGGCGGAAGCTGTCGGCTCGGGCCGGGCTCGGCTCGGGCCGCGCCGCCGAGGCGCGGTGCCGCAACGAGGTTGGTGGTCGGTGCCGcctcgggccgggccgggccgggagggggcgaggcggcgggcggttgGGGCGCCACGCGGTCGGCAGCTTCTGCGGAAACGGCCcttgtgcggggcgggggcggcgccgcgccggagcggagcggagcggagcggaccgggcgtgcggcggggtctgcactgcgcggggcttcggggggctgagggagaggggggcggagcggcgcgggggggggagggcgggcgcggagagggcggcggggggggggggggcggttgtGTGCGCTTGGCCGACTCCCCTCTGGGTCGGATGGACTGCTCCGTCCCgcggcatgctgggagctgtagttctgtggtgcgcggccggtctttccccgagccggggccggggccggggccgggccgtgcgcgccgggaggcgcaggttgccgctggctgcgagcgcggctgccggcggtgaggcgagcgagagccttcgggggcgcttccccggagcgtcgggccgggaggggtgggggctgcggcggccgggcgcgggtcctcgctgcgctcgatcgtcgggctgcgcctcggaggttttcctccccccgcgcgctgacggccggctctctcctttccctgcggctcaccagggcagaagcagctccccgccgctgggACCCCCGCGGGGTTTGTCGCCGAGTGAAGGTGGCgcggcagctgaagggaggaaagctgcagctggcgtgctgcagtcgcaggtttcccaggagaaagagcaggcCGACTGTCCAGGTAAGTCGCAGGAATCTTTGGGTGAAACCGAGGCGTGCTCGTAAacttcctgcagcccaggctcaAAGGCTTAATCGAATTTGCAGAAGCGCGAACTGCTCGGTGCGGGGAAGCACAAAGGAAAGCCACGTAGTGCCTGCCAAGCTGTAGTAGCTTCTTAGACCTAGAACGAATTGGCCTGTCGAGTTCTGTCTCTTTGTTGCTCAGTCTATGGTACGAGAGGCTAACCTTTGTCCCGCCTCAGCTTTCAGAGTTGTCCTAGAAATAAACCGGTGCTTGCAGGGCTTTCCAGAACGCTGGTTGTGGTCGGTCAAGACAGACGTGAGAGGCAatttctgcctgtctgtctgtctattgGTTATGTCCCGAGAGTTTTGCTTTAACTGTGTGCAACAAAAGAGGCCTTGGGCCCGTACTGAGCAGCgagagaaagcaaaactccAGGTAAGCTCTGGCCGTGGCAAAGTTGCTTGGGAATTGAGCGGGTGGGGGTCTTTCCAGCGGAACTCGGTACGCAGACGGAAGCGTGACCTTTGAGGTCCCTGTCTGTCTTGCGTTGAAGCTGTGGTATTTGACCCATGACTGTATGGAGCTGCTAAATCCTAGAGGGGATGATAGAGACGTCCCTGGTTCAGCCTTTTTTGCCACAGTCATTGCAGAAATGTTGGAAAAGTGAGTATCATCCCTCTCTTTAAATTCACCttttaaagcattctttctGCAGACTCCTGTCTGTGGTTTAGGTACTTGATTTGTGTGAAACAGAGCCAGACTTTCCTATTAACTAGCGCCCTGATTGAAATTGCCTGTTGTCGGAGGACAGGAACTATAAATGGTGCTTGGCAATTTAAAATCTCTTGGCTTCTACGGAGGCTAACTTGCCAAAGTGAGTAGGAAGTAGCCTAAAGTTCGGTAAAGACGCTGAATAGAAAAGGTCCTCTTCTTGATGGGGAAAGAGCTTCGCAGAACACGAGCTCTGTTTCCCGTAGGGCTCCCTACTTACCCACCCATTCAGCGATTATTGCAGGCTTTGACTGGTCCCCTCAGGTCCGATATCGCACAAGCGTTGTGCCGCAGACGGTACCTTAGTTTACTTTCCATCTCGTGCTGCGTTACTTATACCCGCAGAAGACTTACTTCAGCGTCAAATAAACCCTGTGCGAAGCGTCCCCGACTCATGCCAGTGGGACCATCCCGTTGTGGCTGGTAAAATCCAGGAACAGGACGGTGCTTGGAAGAACGTAACCTATGGAGGAGCAGGCAACAGTCTCCTGTTAGGCAACAGGTTTTCAAGACTGGTTTTGCCACCCCTCTGCGCATTTTGAAGGAGGCAGTCCCTAAGCTGATGCAATCCAACTGCATCTAAGCTGTAGGTTGGTACTTCCATAAGCTATAAAGGAACTTAAcgtgttggttttttgtttgtttgtttgttttaaatcgaGGCTCGTGTGCATGCGTTTGGCTTGTCCTGATGGCTGGTGTAGATGATCGCTCACGTGCCCCAAAGCTCCTTGTGCTGATGTTGGATCTGCCCCTCGGtaaaggacggcatcccgtgcgttcagcttttcttccttaccATCtcgtatgtatgtatgtatgtatttacttTCCTGAAAGAAAGGGTGGATTTTTCATGGGTCTCTCTGTGAGCGTATCGAACCAGGCTGCAGTAAATACGTATAAGCGAGTAGGCTGCAGCACGTGCTGGGCAGTATCGGAGTGCTACTCTGCTAGCAGTGGAGAGCCAGGTGAAGGTGTCTAGGGTAAGGGCTTGTTCTGCCTCAAGTTGAATGGAAAGTTTCTGAAGTTGAGCATCCCGGGGGATGTTTGTAGGACTGTTGTTAGACGATAAAAGTTCAGATGGCTGTCGACAAAGGGGATTTTGTTGGCTCTTTTAGATAGCTATTCCTACCGAAGATTGAATCGGTTACAAAAGGTTGTAGTAACCTCGCAGTCTCTACATTCTGTAGCGTCTGTAGCACAATAAACTGGCAGATGAATAAATGAGCAGGTACAAATACACGTGACTCTACAGCTGAGATAAAATAACAtgcagtttcttctgtgttttgtctttcaaagcacATTGTTGCCGAGcgcctgagctttttgctcGCGTTACCGAGGCAAGGAATGGCTGCGCTTCTTCCCCCGTCAtccctctcatttttttttttctcctcctctcccttgaTGACAGGGACTCGAAATGTTTTCCTCGGATGTCCacgtgaaaattaaaaaaaaaaaaaaaaaaaggcgatggtgaacactgacagaattgggtGACTTTTTCAAGGTAGAGGGCAAAGAACGTAGAAATTTCTAGTACGTTAGCGTTACTCTGTTAACAGAACCAACGTACACGACGCTTGCTGTTcctagttttttggtttggttttcctttcagtagtcTCCCCAAAGGCTCCACAAAGGACACCTTGtgtatcttttctgttcttccaggatTCATTTGTCAGGAAAGACAACCGTGAAATCTGAGGGCTGTGGACGAGGGCTGTGGAACCATCTGG
The genomic region above belongs to Anser cygnoides isolate HZ-2024a breed goose chromosome 19, Taihu_goose_T2T_genome, whole genome shotgun sequence and contains:
- the LOC136786673 gene encoding uncharacterized protein isoform X12 codes for the protein MRCPSEPSLRAGAFHDWLGTQGGSGVTASLNSGRKRSVIGSEEPRAEVPCRACRHYGRKLSARAGLGSGRAAEARCRNEGRSSSPPLGPPRGLSPSEGGAAAEGRKAAAGVLQSQVSQEKEQADCPGSCACVWLVLMAGVDDRSRAPKLLVLMLDLPLGKGRHPVRSAFLPYHLVYRRKTLSREMEKEFIIPLPHPVRPEDGY
- the LOC136786673 gene encoding uncharacterized protein isoform X3, which encodes MRCPSEPSLRAGAFHDWLGTQGGSGVTASLNSGRKRSVIGSEEPRAEVPCRACRHYGRKLSARAGLGSGRAAEARCRNEGRSSSPPLGPPRGLSPSEGGAAAEGRKAAAGVLQSQVSQEKEQADCPGSCACVWLVLMAGVDDRSRAPKLLVLMLDLPLGKGRHPVRSAFLPYHLVYRRKTLSREMEKEFIIPLPHPVRPEDGTDGRTDGRRSLPCPPGEGENDRAGSPTAAPLPGVLHSSLIKFAFRPVPPLVVAIGGSGCRRLCVGAGSVAGWVWRGGVAPCSPAAGC
- the LOC136786673 gene encoding uncharacterized protein isoform X11; this encodes MRCPSEPSLRAGAFHDWLGTQGGSGVTASLNSGRKRSVIGSEEPRAEVPCRACRHYGRKLSARAGLGSGRAAEARCRNEGRSSSPPLGPPRGLSPSEGGAAAEGRKAAAGVLQSQVSQEKEQADCPGSCACVWLVLMAGVDDRSRAPKLLVLMLDLPLGKGRHPVRSAFLPYHLVYRRKTLSREMEKEFIIPLPHPVRPEDGRGV
- the LOC136786673 gene encoding delta-1-pyrroline-5-carboxylate synthase-like isoform X10, which encodes MRVFLDAWFSGGVAVPAVSDSLTFVLGPTYICLSSKSCSFLLRGLFDSPPGPDDAKLTDISYPGDQQSVTFGTKSQVKAALRALQGGTSAVIASGTHPKISGHVITDVVEGKKVGTFFSEVKPAGPPAEQQGERSRAGGRTLAALQPEQREEILLANEKDLEEAENQDLGWLVLLVTFLPASPQPQVLRCDFRGSSLIPPHLNNTVSVPCCS
- the LOC136786673 gene encoding uncharacterized protein isoform X6, producing the protein MRCPSEPSLRAGAFHDWLGTQGGSGVTASLNSGRKRSVIGSEEPRAEVPCRACRHYGRKLSARAGLGSGRAAEARCRNEGRSSSPPLGPPRGLSPSEGGAAAEGRKAAAGVLQSQVSQEKEQADCPGSCACVWLVLMAGVDDRSRAPKLLVLMLDLPLGKGRHPVRSAFLPYHLVYRRKTLSREMEKEFIIPLPHPVRPEDATRTQVLWIAGDKFTVRESKRARMKYTGTRPGC
- the LOC136786673 gene encoding uncharacterized protein isoform X13 — its product is MRCPSEPSLRAGAFHDWLGTQGGSGVTASLNSGRKRSVIGSEEPRAEVPCRACRHYGRKLSARAGLGSGRAAEARCRNEGRSSSPPLGPPRGLSPSEGGAAAEGRKAAAGVLQSQVSQEKEQADCPGSCACVWLVLMAGVDDRSRAPKLLVLMLDLPLGKGRHPVRSAFLPYHLIGEKLFPERWRRNLLYLCLIL
- the LOC136786673 gene encoding uncharacterized protein isoform X15; translation: MRCPSEPSLRAGAFHDWLGTQGGSGVTASLNSGRKRSVIGSEEPRAEVPCRACRHYGRKLSARAGLGSGRAAEARCRNEGRSSSPPLGPPRGLSPSEGGAAAEGRKAAAGVLQSQVSQEKEQADCPGSCACVWLVLMAGVDDRSRAPKLLVLMLDLPLGKGRHPIGEKLFPERWRRNLLYLCLIL
- the LOC136786673 gene encoding uncharacterized protein isoform X4 produces the protein MRVFLDAWFSGGVAVPAVSDSLTFVLGPTYICLSSKSCSFLLRGLFDSPPGPDDAKLTDISYPGDQQSVTFGTKSQVKAALRALQGGTSAVIASGTHPKISGHVITDVVEGKKVGTFFSEVKPADIDEIPSKPPLLQAERSQLSQPVLIGKVLQSLTILVALRWTLCSVSRSLLYWEAQAQHSRCGLTVPEQRGRIAFLDLLAILCLMPPRIPSAAFAAKAHCCFVFKLVSTRKLSSFSEKFLSGKKCDISAFHFVLLQ
- the LOC136786673 gene encoding delta-1-pyrroline-5-carboxylate synthase-like isoform X8, with translation MRVFLDAWFSGGVAVPAVSDSLTFVLGPTYICLSSKSCSFLLRGLFDSPPGPDDAKLTDISYPGDQQSVTFGTKSQVKAALRALQGGTSAVIASGTHPKISGHVITDVVEGKKVGTFFSEVKPAGPPAEQQGERSRAGGRTLAALQPEQRAEIDYRLADLLPDQREEILLANEKDLEEAENQDLGWLVLLVTFLPASPQPQVLRCDFRGSSLIPPHLNNTVSVPCCS
- the LOC136786673 gene encoding uncharacterized protein isoform X14; the encoded protein is MRCPSEPSLRAGAFHDWLGTQGGSGVTASLNSGRKRSVIGSEEPRAEVPCRACRHYGRKLSARAGLGSGRAAEARCRNEGRSSSPPLGPPRGLSPSEGGAAAEGRKAAAGVLQSQVSQEKEQADCPEDLLQRQINPVRSVPDSCQWDHPVVAGKIQEQDGAWKNVTYGGAGNSLLLGNRFSRLVLPPLCAF
- the LOC136786673 gene encoding uncharacterized protein isoform X7, giving the protein MQTSGAKWIFAVGLFDSPPGPDDAKLTDISYPGDQQSVTFGTKSQVKAALRALQGGTSAVIASGTHPKISGHVITDVVEGKKVGTFFSEVKPADIDEIPSKPPLLQAERSQLSQPVLIGKVLQSLTILVALRWTLCSVSRSLLYWEAQAQHSRCGLTVPEQRGRIAFLDLLAILCLMPPRIPSAAFAAKAHCCFVFKLVSTRKLSSFSEKFLSGKKCDISAFHFVLLQ